A portion of the Oncorhynchus gorbuscha isolate QuinsamMale2020 ecotype Even-year linkage group LG19, OgorEven_v1.0, whole genome shotgun sequence genome contains these proteins:
- the LOC124004759 gene encoding bleomycin hydrolase-like — protein sequence MENGLSQEKIASFLKRLQAEPRYLLAQNVSTCIDPLEVCLHRQTVQDTVHIFQHSIPTEGKPITNQKNSGRCWIFSCLNVMRLPFMKKFNIEEFEFSQSYLFFWDKVERCYYFLQACVETAQRKEPVDGRLVQFLLSNPTNDGGQWDMLVNLIEKYGVIPKKCFPESHSSEASRRMNDILNHKLREYCLRLRNMVASESTEAELSDAMDTMIEEVFRVATVCLGSPADSIYWEYRDKDKNFHRMGPLSPQQFYKELVKPLYNIQDKVCLVNDPRPQNPYEKLYSVEFLGNMVGGHNTLYNNQPIQLLKKAAADSIKEGEAVWFGCDVGKHFHGKLGINDMNVFNHELVFGVSIKNLSKAERLIFGDSLMTHAMILTAVTDKQEERDGGYEKWRVENSWGDDRGNKGYLIMTDEWFSEYVYEVVVDKKYLAPEVLEVMQKEPIVLPAWDPMGALAL from the exons GTTTGAGTCAGGAGAAGATCGCCTCCTTTTTGAAGCGTTTGCAGGCGGAGCCCAGGTACCTGCTGGCCCAGAACGTGTCCACGTGCATCGACCCGCTGGAGGTGTGTCTGCACAGGCAGACGGTCCAGGACACCGTGCACATATTCCAGCACTCCATCCCCACAGAGGGCAAGCCTATCACCAACCAGAAAAACTCAG GGAGATGTTGGATCTTCTCGTGCCTCAACGTCATGCGCCTTCCCTTCATGAAAAAGTTCAACATCGAAGAGTTTGagttcagtcagtcatacctcttcTTCTGGGACAAA GTGGAGCGGTGCTACTACTTCCTGCAGGCCTGTGTGGAGACAGCCCAGAGGAAGGAGCCTGTAGATGGCAGACTGGTCCAGTTCCTGCTCTCCAATCCCACCAACGACGGCGGCCAGTGGGATATGCTGGTCAACCTCATTG AAAAGTACGGCGTTATCCCAAAGAAATGCTTCCCAGAGTCTCACAGCTCCGAGGCCTCGCGGCGAATGAATGACATCCTCAATCACAAG CTGAGAGAATACTGTCTAAGACTGCGCAACATGGTGGCCAGTGAATCCACTGAAGCCGAGCTGTCTGACGCCATGGACACCATGATTGAGGAG GTCTTCAGGGTGGCCACTGTGTGTCTGGGCAGCCCCGCTGACTCCATTTATTGGGAGTACAGAGACAAGGACAAGAACTTCCACCGCATGGGCCCCCTGTCCCCTCAGCAGTTCTACAAGGAGCTGGTCAAGCCCCTCTACAACATTCAGGACAAG GTCTGTCTGGTGAATGACCCGCGGCCTCAGAACCCCTATGAGAAGTTGTATAGCGTTGAGTTCCTGGGCAACATGGTGGGCGGACACAACACCCTGTACAATAACCAGCCCATCCAGCTACTCAAAAAGGCTGCTGCGGACTCCATCAAAGAGGGAGAG gCTGTGTGGTTCGGTTGCGACGTGGGCAAGCATTTCCATGGCAAACTGGGCATCAACGACATGAATGT GTTCAACCATGAGTTGGTGTTCGGTGTGTCCATAAAGAACCTGTCCAAGGCAGAGAGGCTGATTTTCGGAGACTCCCTCATGACACACGCCATGATCCTCACCGCTGTCACCGACAAG CAGGAGGAAAGGGATGGAGGTTATGAGAAGTGGAGGGTGGAGAACTCCTGGGGGGACGACCGTGGGAATAAAG gttacCTAATCATGACCGACGAGTGGTTCTCTGAATACGTGTACGAGGTGGTCGTGGACAAGAAGTACCTGGCCCCCGAGGTGCTGGAAGTAATGCAGAAGGAGCCCATCGTCCTTCCTGCCTGGGACCCAATGGGAGCCTTGGCCTTGTAA